The following are from one region of the Juglans regia cultivar Chandler chromosome 10, Walnut 2.0, whole genome shotgun sequence genome:
- the LOC108987036 gene encoding probable WRKY transcription factor 75 has protein sequence MENYQMFFPCSSTGRQSSFPISTNMGSSNVFQKHLGVSSNGTFLGLGTENLLPKRSAEDVKQPADDQCCPVSSNGCSAGEESKGKQGKIKKIRKPRYAFQTRSQVDILDDGYRWRKYGQKAVKNNKFPRSYYRCTFQDCCVKKQVQRLTKDEGIVVTTYEGVHIHPIEKPTDNFEHILSQMQFYTPF, from the exons ATGGAAAACTACCAAATGTTCTTCCCCTGTTCTTCTACTGGGCGGCAGTCAAGTTTTCCTATCTCAACAAACATGGGAAGCTCTAATGTTTTTCAGAAACATCTTGGTGTGAGCTCGAATGGGACGTTCTTGGGGTTGGGGACAGAAAACCTTCTCCCAAAAAGATCGGCAGAGGACGTTAAACAACCAGCTGATGATCAGTGCTGCCCTGTTAGTTCAAATGGATGCTCTGCTGGGGAAGAGAGCAAGGGAAAACAAGGTAAGATCAAGAAGATCAGGAAGCCCAGATATGCTTTTCAAACTAGGTCTCAGGTTGATATACTCGATGATGGCTATCGGTGGAGAAAATATGGTCAAAAGGCAGTTAAGAACAACAAATTTCCGAG AAGCTACTATCGTTGTACGTTTCAAGATTGCTGTGTAAAGAAGCAAGTTCAACGCCTAACCAAAGATGAAGGCATCGTAGTGACTACTTATGAAGGGGTGCACATCCATCCAATAGAGAAGCCAACTGATAACTTCGAACATATTTTGAGTCAGATGCaat TTTACACTCCTTTTTGA
- the LOC108987035 gene encoding teosinte glume architecture 1-like, with amino-acid sequence MLAMDWDWNDFAWDSIELEEKEDNSSFAGLVGPGSLGGQDNNNNNNGGGIMVDLKLRGISGLEERSVDGLKYRGPLKRTRVMSGTQNVSCLVDGCKSDLSICRDYYRRHRVCERHSKTPVVIVGGKEQRFCQQCSRFHSLGEFDDVKRSCRKRLDGHNLRRRKSQPEPLYLSSEEFRSSYKGSRILQFSNPHIYATTSLRGTWPGTVSSEAQAMVHNHYRGLRITEGQSIPNSFAVIYNEENKMFSFLQENGPKLCSQTTPEASIHQPLSNSIVSAESGRGGHSMLSGGPTQPIDLGYALYLLSSHPTQTSAMDLSHLVRSSVSHPSQSISSAQQLDEVSQYSCSHGIKDKSAAGLVLLPDSNETNFYCNGVFQEAFDALFESEASPTLPIWWE; translated from the exons ATGCTTGCTATGGACTGGGACTGGAACGACTTTGCGTGGGATTCAATTGAGTTGGAGGAAAAAGAGGATAACAGCAGCTTTGCTGGCCTTGTTGGTCCCGGTAGCTTGGGAGGAcaggataataataataataataatggaggaGGAATTATGGTGGACTTGAAACTGCGTGGGATATCCGGTTTGGAGGAGAGATCTGTAGACGGATTAAAGTACAGAGGGCCATTGAAACGGACTCGGGTGATGAGTGGAACTCAAAATGTTTCATGTTTAGTGGATGGATGCAAATCAGACCTCAGTATCTGCAGGGATTATTACCGGCGACACAGGGTTTGCGAACGCCATTCTAAAACCCCAGTTGTAATCGTTGGGGGCAAAGAGCAGCGTTTCTGCCAACAATGCAGCAG ATTCCATTCTCTGGGGGAGTTTGATGATGTAAAGAGAAGTTGCCGGAAACGTCTTGATGGACACAACTTGCGCCGAAGAAAGTCTCAGCCAGAACCCCTGTACCTGAGTTCTGAGGAGTTTCGGTCAAGTTACAAAG GCTCGAGAATCTTGCAATTCAGTAATCCCCACATATATGCAACTACTTCTCTGAGAGGCACCTGGCCTGGGACGGTCAGCTCTGAAGCACAAGCTATGGTTCATAATCATTACCGGGGATTGCGCATTACCGAAGGACAAAGTATTCCGAATTCCTTCGCCGTGATTTACAATGAGGAAAATAAGATGTTTTCTTTCTTACAGGAAAATGGCCCTAAACTATGCAGCCAAACAACCCCTGAAGCTTCCATCCACCAGCCTCTTTCCAATAGCATTGTTTCAGCAGAAAGTGGAAGGGGTGGCCACAGTATGTTGTCTGGTGGACCAACACAACCCATTGACTTGGGTTATGCTCTCTATCTTCTGTCATCACATCCAACACAAACTTCAGCAATGGATTTGAGCCACTTGGTGCGGTCCAGCGTGAGCCATCCAAGTCAATCCATAAGCTCAGCACAGCAACTTGATGAAGTGTCTCAGTACTCATGTTCCCATGGTATAAAGGACAAGTCTGCTGCAGGTCTAGTCTTGCTTCCCGATTCCAATGAAACCAATTTCTACTGCAATGGAGTGTTTCAAGAGGCGTTTGATGCCTTGTTCGAAAGTGAGGCCTCACCAACTCTTCCCATCTGGTGGGAGTAG
- the LOC108987089 gene encoding 3-oxoacyl-[acyl-carrier-protein] reductase FabG, translating to METTAKKVLLTSNGNELSENIAFRLAKQGCRLVLMGNESCLRRIAEKINGSLKGVAPVEVVGADMEDDREGAFEEAVDKGCMILGKLDAFVHCYTYEGKMQEPLELKEDEFKKIVRINFMAPWFLLKAVGRRMRDYKSGGSIVFLTSIIGAERGLYPGAAAYGSCLAGLKQLVRASAMEIGRYQIRVNAIARGLHIQDEFPVSVGKERAEKLVNNAAPMKRWLDPKNDLASTVIYLISDGSRYMTGTTIFVDGAQSLTRPRMRSYM from the exons ATGGAGACTACCGCAAAGAAAGTGTTGCTCACCTCCAATGGTAACGAGTTGTCTGAGAATATCGCTTTCCGTTTAGCCAAACAGGGCTGCAG GTTGGTTTTGATGGGCAACGAGAGCTGCCTTCGACGAATAGCCGAAAAGATAAATGGTTCGCTGAAGGGTGTCGCGCCGGTGGAGGTGGTTGGCGCAGATATGGAGGATGACAGGGAGGGAGCCTTCGAGGAGGCAGTGGATAAGGGATGCATGATATTGGGAAAGCTAGATGCTTTTGTACACTGTTATACGTACGAAG GAAAGATGCAAGAGCCTCTTGAACTAAAAGAAGACGAGTTCAAAAAGATAGTGAGGATAAATTTTATGGCTCCATGGTTTCTGTTAAAGGCTGTTGGGAGAAGAATGCGGGACTATAAGTCTGGAGGTTCCATTGTGTTCTTGACCTCGATAATTGGTGCTGAAAGAGGGCTTTATCCAGGAGCTGCTGCATATGGTTCATGTTTGGCTGGACTGAAGCAGTTAGTCAGG GCATCAGCTATGGAGATTGGAAGATACCAGATCAGAGTGAATGCAATCGCCCGTGGCCTGCACATTCAAGATGAATTTCCAGTGTCAGTGGGGAAAGAGAGGGCAGAAAAGCTAGTGAATAACGCTGCGCCGATGAAGAGATGGCTTGATCCAAAAAATGATCTGGCTTCGACTGTCATCTATTTAATAAGTGATGGGTCACGTTATATGACTGGTACCACCATATTTGTTGATGGAGCACAGTCTCTCACAAGGCCGAGGATGCGTTCTTATATGTGA
- the LOC108987059 gene encoding uncharacterized protein LOC108987059 has translation MALTNFILTVAGVSAAILLLRSDVRQSAAVFRRNVKHIRHWLEEESASASKAAEKATPKELETKVPPKDTHK, from the exons ATGGCGTTGACTAACTTCATCCTCACAGTGGCTGGGGTTAGTGCAGCGATTCTCCTGCTGAGGAGTGACGTCAGGCAGTCGGCCGCGGTCTTCAGGCGCAACGTCAAGCACATTCGCCACTGGCTCGAAGAAGAATCTGCGTCTGCCTCCAA GGCAGCAGAGAAGGCAACTCCCAAGGAGTTGGAAACAAAGGTTCCTCCAAAAGACACTCACAAGTAG